The following are encoded in a window of Fusarium falciforme chromosome 11, complete sequence genomic DNA:
- a CDS encoding Peptide hydrolase, translated as MKLTTAATLLTLLPSLGAAGKDRRPQVKSHKLQKLITEKGLMRNLQRLNGIAYANGGNRAFGLPGYDASVDFIYRELKKLKGFKAWKEDFPALYTDTTAAEVTVDDETFRTVALTYTPSTPEEGITGELVHGPEGEAGCSADNYEGLGAEGKIVLVERGRCPDATTFAGKLKAAAKAGAVAVVLYNSDPAKLTAGSLSTPNPDEYVPAALIDQEPGQALKARLAAGETVEAYVQIQQLIEERITQNVFAETKGGDATNVVMLGAHLDSVKAGPGINDDGSGTSLILEVAKGLQHFSTNLKVRFGWWGAEENGLWGSKAYVNSLTPKEVDKLLVYLNFDMVSRGFYGVFDGTGEKIGPGGPPGSDVVEDLFVEHFTSKGIEVTPVGLTGGTDYVPFLEVIKKPVGGLFTGTGAEQDACYHQACDNITNPVPETITINAKAAAHVLSILAVDGKGLIPKTPANSTTASIKRVRDAASLHEHDFTAVLGKFCDHDLI; from the exons ATGAAGTTGACCACGGCAGCTACTCTTCTGACGCTGCTCCCGTCTTTGGGGGCAGCTGGCAAGGACCGCAGACCACAGGTCAAGTCTCACAAGCTCCAGAAGCTCATTACTGAGAAGGG TTTGATGAGGAACCTGCAAAGGCTCAATGGCATTGCCTACGCCAATGGCGGAAACCGCGCTTTTGGCCTTCCTGGATATGACGCATCTGTCGATTTCATTTACAGGGAGCTtaagaagctcaagggttTCAAGGCGTGGAAGGAGGATTTCCCTGCCCTCTATACCGACACCACAGCGGCAGAGGTCACAGTCGATGATGAGACGTTCCGCACCGTCGCCCTGACCTACACACCCAGCACTCCTGAGGAAGGTATTACGGGAGAGCTAGTTCACGGACCCGAGGGCGAGGCTGGATGTTCGGCCGACAACTACGAAGGCCTCGGTGCAGAGGGCAAGATTGTCCTTGTTGAACGCGGTCGTTGCCCTGATGCCACAACCTTTGCTGGAAAGCTgaaggctgctgccaagGCTGGTGCCGTTGCTGTTGTTCTCTACAACTCTGATCCTGCCAAGCTCACCGCTGGATCCCTCTCAACTCCCAACCCTGATGAATATGTTCCCGCGGCTCTCATCGACCAAGAGCCGGGACAGGCGTTGAAGGCCCGACTTGCGGCGGGAGAGACAGTCGAGGCTTACGTCCAGATTCAACAGCTCATTGAGGAGCGCATCACGCAGAATGTGTTTGCTGAGACCAAGGGAGGTGATGCCACCAACGTGGTTATGCTTGGAGCCCATCTCGATTCCGTCAAGGCCGGTCCCGGTATCAACGATGATGGGTCGGGTACTTCTCTTATCCTCGAGGTTGCCAAGGGTCTGCAGCACTTTTCTACCAACCTCAAGGTCCGATTCGGCTGGTGGGGAGCAGAGGAGAACGGTCTGTGGGGAAGCAAGGCATATGTCAACAGTCTGACTCCCAAAGAAGTTGACAAGCTTCTGGTTTACCTCAACTTTGACATGGTTTCGCGTGGTTTCTATGGAGTTTTCGATGGTACCGGTGAGAAGATTGGCCCTGGTGGACCTCCTGGATCCGATGTGGTTGAGGACCTTTTCGTGGAGCACTTTACTTCCAAGGGCATCGAGGTTACTCCCGTTGGTCTCACTGGCGGTACTGACTACGTTCCTTTCCTTGAGGTCATCAAGAAGCCCGTCGGCGGTCTCTTCACCGGTACCGGAGCAGAGCAAGATGCATGCTACCACCAAGCCTGTgacaacatcaccaacccaGTCCCCGAGACAATCACCATCAATGCCAAGGCAGCAGCCCATGTCCTCAGTATCCTTGCCGTTGACGGTAAGGGCCTGATCCCAAAGACTCCTGCCAACTCTACCACGGCGTCCATCAAGAGGGTGCGAGACGCTGCTTCACTTCACGAGCATGACTTTACGGCGGTTTTGGGCAAGTTCTGCGATCATGATTTGATTTAA